In Etheostoma spectabile isolate EspeVRDwgs_2016 chromosome 20, UIUC_Espe_1.0, whole genome shotgun sequence, the following are encoded in one genomic region:
- the LOC116670000 gene encoding KATNB1-like protein 1 isoform X1 → MLAGWQSQQNQREGLTLLSLLRNGKQGLMDSNSEDGAHQNLEHALQQDAAQYGVTYLHGRKTKEVEYNKNEKFNRKRYPVSRSGNNAGRVKRVVSCKRKTHHLTVTRRKQLATGKTYDAANKENEMNCMQDMHQEIFDMDPWEFPLNVTNNRETGNTGSEQAGYCTLTELARDHSTMTDVLYGRHLRLKVSLTLWQRNVGELLTYFVRIQDIGVFVDFLPLISKSIEEDPHRVTIGYCVDLFPLVKKVLTNPYEEYLIVGLKWISSVLKNWWEDLRTSGCSGSTTCKLPKDRNFQAFNQQLLELWYQNPSLKSVSGTAGDMAKVIDSFLSQLT, encoded by the exons ATGTTAGCTGGTTGGCAGTCGCAACAGAATCAAAGGGAAGGTTTGACTTTATTATCCCTGCTTAGGAATGGGAAACAAG GTCTAATGGACTCCAACAGTGAAGACGGAGCGCACCAAAATCTTGAACATGCCTTACAACAAGATGCAGCCCAGTACGGTGTAACCTATCTtcatgggagaaaaacaaaagag GTGGAGTACAATAAAAATGAGAAGTTCAACAGAAAGAG GTATCCAGTAAGTCGCTCTGGCAACAACGCGGGAAGAGTGAAGCGGGTAGTGTCATGTAAGAGGAAGACCCATCATCTGACAGTGACTCGGAGAAAGCAGCTCGCGACTGGGAAGACTTATGATGCTGCAAACAAGGAGAATGAGATGAACTGCATGCAGGATATGCACCAGGAAATATTTGACATGGACCCTTGGGAGTTCCCACTAAATGTCACTAATAACCGCGAGACTGGTAATACTGGTTCGGAACAAGCCGGCTACTGTACACTCACTGAG CTCGCAAGGGATCATAGCACAATGACTGACGTGCTCTATGGAAGACATCTGAGACTGAAAGTATCTTTAACGTTATGGCAGAGAAATGTTGGAGAGCTGTTGACATACTTTGTGAG AATCCAAGATATTGGtgtgtttgttgattttctCCCACTGATAAGCAAAAG CATTGAGGAGGATCCCCACAGGGTCACCATTGGCTATTGTGTTGACCTCTTTCCTTTAGTTAAGAAAGTCCTCACCAATCCATATGAAGA GTATCTTATAGTTGGTTTAAAGTGGATAAGTTCAGTTTTGAAAAACTGGTGGGAGGACCTAAGAACAAGTGGCTGTAGTGGATCAACTACATGTAAACTTCCGAAGGATAG AAATTTCCAGGCATTTAATCAGCAGTTATTGGAGTTATGGTATCAGAACCCTTCACTGAAATCTGTTTCAGGAACTGCTGGAGACATGGCTAAG GTCATTGACTCCTTCCTGTCTCAACTTACCTGA
- the LOC116670000 gene encoding KATNB1-like protein 1 isoform X2, translating into MDSNSEDGAHQNLEHALQQDAAQYGVTYLHGRKTKEVEYNKNEKFNRKRYPVSRSGNNAGRVKRVVSCKRKTHHLTVTRRKQLATGKTYDAANKENEMNCMQDMHQEIFDMDPWEFPLNVTNNRETGNTGSEQAGYCTLTELARDHSTMTDVLYGRHLRLKVSLTLWQRNVGELLTYFVRIQDIGVFVDFLPLISKSIEEDPHRVTIGYCVDLFPLVKKVLTNPYEEYLIVGLKWISSVLKNWWEDLRTSGCSGSTTCKLPKDRNFQAFNQQLLELWYQNPSLKSVSGTAGDMAKVIDSFLSQLT; encoded by the exons ATGGACTCCAACAGTGAAGACGGAGCGCACCAAAATCTTGAACATGCCTTACAACAAGATGCAGCCCAGTACGGTGTAACCTATCTtcatgggagaaaaacaaaagag GTGGAGTACAATAAAAATGAGAAGTTCAACAGAAAGAG GTATCCAGTAAGTCGCTCTGGCAACAACGCGGGAAGAGTGAAGCGGGTAGTGTCATGTAAGAGGAAGACCCATCATCTGACAGTGACTCGGAGAAAGCAGCTCGCGACTGGGAAGACTTATGATGCTGCAAACAAGGAGAATGAGATGAACTGCATGCAGGATATGCACCAGGAAATATTTGACATGGACCCTTGGGAGTTCCCACTAAATGTCACTAATAACCGCGAGACTGGTAATACTGGTTCGGAACAAGCCGGCTACTGTACACTCACTGAG CTCGCAAGGGATCATAGCACAATGACTGACGTGCTCTATGGAAGACATCTGAGACTGAAAGTATCTTTAACGTTATGGCAGAGAAATGTTGGAGAGCTGTTGACATACTTTGTGAG AATCCAAGATATTGGtgtgtttgttgattttctCCCACTGATAAGCAAAAG CATTGAGGAGGATCCCCACAGGGTCACCATTGGCTATTGTGTTGACCTCTTTCCTTTAGTTAAGAAAGTCCTCACCAATCCATATGAAGA GTATCTTATAGTTGGTTTAAAGTGGATAAGTTCAGTTTTGAAAAACTGGTGGGAGGACCTAAGAACAAGTGGCTGTAGTGGATCAACTACATGTAAACTTCCGAAGGATAG AAATTTCCAGGCATTTAATCAGCAGTTATTGGAGTTATGGTATCAGAACCCTTCACTGAAATCTGTTTCAGGAACTGCTGGAGACATGGCTAAG GTCATTGACTCCTTCCTGTCTCAACTTACCTGA